Proteins from a genomic interval of Zingiber officinale cultivar Zhangliang chromosome 1B, Zo_v1.1, whole genome shotgun sequence:
- the LOC121967351 gene encoding uncharacterized protein LOC121967351 isoform X2 yields MKMTRGKGSRHLVTEETREAKPKAGTSLSRAAVSVSSHLSSRRHFPFPSSSIDQSMPSLRRHPPRSSLPQRHHLRPRPRRSPAGSSSPLQIVPDLRPRPRRVHPFQCALALRQSQRAGPGKADPSSRLQEESTHGRRRHQLAHQSLLQVRQHRRRGEGVRRCHLPGQIWLKL; encoded by the exons ATGAAGATGACTAGAGGGAAAG GATCTCGACATCTCGTCACGGAGGAGACCAGAGAAGCGAAGCCTAAGGCTGGCACTTCCCTTTCCCGAGCCGCCGTCAGTGTAAGTTCCCACCTCTCGAGCCGCCGTCACTTCCCTTTCCCGAGCAGCTCAATCGACCAAAGCATGCCCAGTCTCCGACGCCACCCACCGCGATCCTCGCTGCCTCAGCGCCATCATCTCCGGCCTCGCCCTCGACGGTCGCCCGCTGGAAGCTCTTCGCCTCTTCAAATAGTTCCAGACCTCCGCCCTCGACCCCGACGAGTTCACCCTTTCCAATGCGCTCTCGCTCTCCGCCAATCTCAGCGCGCTGGACCAGGGAAGGCAGATCCAAGCTCTCGTCTTCAAGAAGAATCTACCCATGGACGTCGCCGCCACCAACTCGCTCATCAATCTCTACTTCAAGTGCGGCAGCATCGCCGACGCGGAGAAGGTGTTCGACG
- the LOC122038566 gene encoding pentatricopeptide repeat-containing protein At2g29760, chloroplastic-like, translated as MAEASYSAPRPATRHRIALPLPIYHLFTEMPHRSLLRPALLCSQLLLPNPSTFHWNTIIRAYSSRHFPRESLNLFCKMRQKSTVPDAYTFQFMFKSCSLVGSTLEGQIVHALLVKHFPDCDTFVENSLVYMYVQLDSIDDSVIVLRLIDMKDVVSWTTIIEGLVKS; from the coding sequence ATGGCAGAAGCAAGCTACTCAGCTCCACGCCCAGCTACTCGTCACCGGATCGCTCTCCCACTCCCCATCTACCACTTGTTTACTGAAATGCCTCATAGAAGTCTCCTCCGCCCTGCACTCCTATGCTCTCAGCTTCTTCTCCCGAATCCTTCCACCTTTCACTGGAACACCATCATCCGGGCCTATTCTTCCCGTCATTTCCCCCGAGAGTCCCTCAATTTGTTCTGTAAAATGCGTCAGAAGAGCACAGTGCCCGACGCCTACACATTTCAGTTCATGTTCAAGTCCTGCAGCCTTGTAGGCTCGACCTTGGAAGGGCAAATAGTGCATGCTCTGCTCGTCAAGCATTTTCCTGACTGCGACACGTTTGTAGAGAATTCTTTGGTGTATATGTATGTACAACTTGACAGCATTGACGATTCTGTGATAGTGCTTAGATTGATCGACATGAAAGATGTTGTATCCTGGACGACGATAATCGAGGGACTTGTGAAATCTTGA